gatacagatacatttgccACATTGACACACTGAGCACTTACACAGGCTCAGCCTGGCACTCGGGCATTTGCGAAATTTGTCTTCTGACGAGGGAATTCCCCATCATATCCTTCGTACCCATTTCCCTCCCCCATTTCCAGGGATCCCAAAACACCCGCATCCTATGAGATTTGCACATTGATTTCGCTCCCTTTCGATGCGAAGTGTTTAGTAGGTCGCAGTTTCAATGATTCAACAGATTTCTTGTGTGTGCTTTTCTGGTACTTCAGGGGGCTCTTTTGAAGTTAAAGTATTTAGCATTTTGGCAAAGGAATTCAACTTGTTGCCACTGGCAAAGTAAAAGTCCTATTAATACAATTTACGCCCAAGAAATGGCATTTTTAAGAACCACTTAAGTATTTGCTAAGAAAACATTTAAGTAATTTAAGATTCGATTCTTATAAATCGTAATTAACAAATGTAAACTCTTTATAAtctatttattatatattttctacgATGTTGCTTGCAAATAAGCAAACTTAATTCCTGACCCATTTAATGAAACATTTATTCTCTTATCGCATTAGGTTTTTCACAAATATTTAGATAGACATTATCTGCACTTACTATTTCTGCTGTCTCATGTTCACATagtttttgaataatattTGTGATTGGATTTCAATTGATTCTCTCAGTTTCTATGCCAACTTTTGTGCCCTCCTCTTTGGGAACTAATAAAAGTTTGACTGTAACTTTTTAAGTCAATCGGTGTCAGTTTGTGGCAGTGAAAATCGTTTGCGGCTTGTGGTGAGTAATTCAAATGCCCAAGCGGAAAATTAATGTGCCCAAAAATACCACGAATTTGAGGGCTTCGCAGGGGAATTTCAATATTTGCAACCAGAAAATTTGAATCGTACAGTGGATAATTTGAAACTTGACTTTAAAAGTCACTGAATTGGTCAATTTCTCGATTAGTGATGGCAGCATGTTGCCAGCTGCGAAATGTTGCCGAAACAAAACGAGTTTTGAGTCGAAAATAGCTTTTCATATGATAATGCAGTTTGTAGCTGACATTGCAAATGTCCGATTGTTGGTGAGTTCAAAGGGCGGGATGGGGGCGATAATAACATGcataaatttatacatttatgcTCAGCAGTCCATTTAATGAACTGCGCATTGTTCGCTCTGATTTGCATAGCAAGTAAGTGCGTAGCTGTCGCCGCAAAATGTAGCTGTATCTGCGTAtgtacactgagaaaaatcaaagcaaaaagGTAAGAATAGTTATGGTTACTTTTatgtaaatattgaaaatatttcaatataagTTTGTAATTATGAATCATTTAGTTTCGTTTTGTATTTCGTTATTTaccaaaatatacaaataaattaagacAATTTTCTGCGAGTGCATGTAATACTGCCACTGTGTGCGAGTGCGTGTTTATTTGCTCGTTAAATGCAGAATGAGCTACACTTAGTAATTGAATAACACTCGGCTCTACTTAACTCAACTCCCACAAATGGTCAGCGAGATAAGCGGACAGCCTATATTCCATATTTTCGACCAATTCATCTCTATCACAGCATTTGTGTTTACCTCTAGCAAATACGAAATTtccaaaattaatttcaattcgTGTGTCCGATTTGGATTCGGTGGTTATCGTGCCCTTGCCACGCCCTCAGCAAAAGTGCGATAAAATTTATGAATGTGTATAAATAGCAAAAATAACACTCATATTCACCCGTCTGGCGTCGTTGATTGCACTTTGATCggtaaataattaataagtaatcgtctgtattttttttttgccagcagTTTGCGTATGAGCAACTTGTTGACCAAAAACTTTGGGTTCACTATGAGGAAGGTTATTATTGAACGACAAGTATGAAAAATTCAAAGCACAAAAGGTataatattttcgaaaaagtgtgcactaatttgaataatttaactaGCTGCCGtgctaatttaaatatttataatttaaagaaGCTCATCGAAATTTTCAAAGTGTGGACTTTTATATTCAACTAACAAGATTCAACTATTTTAACCCACAAAAAATAAGATTTGATATTgattgtttatatttacaatCTCATGAATAATGTGCAAGCTTTTTTAAGATATAAAAGTAGATTTTTTGGCtatttgttaaattaattttgatttatttattaaggcagCATGCTTATTTGAAGACAGTTCTGTTGCTTAAACTTATTTTGCAATTACGGCGAAAGACCTTCATTAGAAATCACTTAATCCGCTTGATTTTAAATCcattacgaagaaacaaattctgcaataaatttaatttgatttacgCAAAAGCACTtacgtttttaatttaagctaAAGGAGACATAAACTAATTTGACGAGTGACCCATTAATAACATGCccattaaaacatttatttattagttctAGTTCAGGCTTGAAATCTTAATTTACAATAAAGATTTACTTGATGTACAGgttaatttaataaactaATATAATACtaatgaaatcaaaaaaaattaagaatgcTGGAGATCAAGGAAAGTGGTAATGAATTTTCCAACTCAAGTAAAGTATTCAAAGGTCTGCTAAGCTAGATGAATAGTTTAATTGgtggtatttatttatagtcTCGGGAATGGACTTTGCCTGATTAGTTCAAAATCCGTGCTAATCTTCACAGAATTTATGTTTTGAAGATTACAACTTGAGGTCAGAAAATGATACTACATAGTTTTAGTTGATTTGCATGCATCTGGAAAATGAGCCAGCAATGAATCACAGTTTTCACAACGCGTGgttgtaattaataatatttcacattttttctCTTTCCGGCTGAGCAGAGCAACAACcagttgttattatttttttttttcatgcgGAGAGTTAAGTTGGGCGAATCAATTGGCCTGGCAACATGTTGAATTGTTTGTTTACCCGCCGAGCGAATGTTGCCAAGGTGGATCCCCTTGGGTTGTGTGgaatcaaaatcgaaatcaaaatcGGTATAACGACAAAACATCTTCTTCAGTTGCCGCTGGGGGCCGGCGGCTTTGACATCTCGTGCGTAAGTGATTCCAAAGTCAAGACCATTGCGAGCCGGACCCACGGCTTATCATCGATTGGCCAGTGACGAAGGCAGTCAGGTTATCGGTGGGTTGAATGTAGCTATAACACTGTGCCCCAGTGATTCAATTCCCTCGAAAGTATTGTACGAGAAGTGCTGATTATTTCGAAAATACATATGTCGTGTGGGCAAGTGTCGAATTTCTCGCGTTCACAGAAGGTTTCTTTGTTGCCGTCAATCGGGACTGCCATCAGTCAACAATTGTGCCTCGCACCGATCGCATCCGCCGAGCCATAGATCCCATATATCTATTGTATTATAATAGTAGTACGAGTGTAACCGCTGAGATTAGTCGTAAAATCGGTGAAATAATGTCGGTGAAATTGCTAATTGTAGCGCTTAGTTTGTGCCTCCTGCAGTCGGGCATCGTCGAGGGTATATCATTATCACTCGGAGATATAACCCTCTTTAATGTTAACTTCAAAACACCAACTTTTTTGGGAAGATCCGTGGCGGTGGATAGCAATGTGCGGTTGGAGAACGATGTGGATCCCAATATTCAGGAGGATTCACACTTGAATACCGTAAGTTAATACCCATAGTCGGAAAAAGTTAACGCCAATAAAAGATCTAGTAGTAATAGTACATATTTGCTGCTAAAATGTGTTAATGTATACGTTTAAAAGTTAGTCAGATGTTGTCATCGCTTTATTTTTACGATATTACGTTTGTATAGGAAGCTTTTTGATTTTCGTACCTCTCCCtaataattaagaaaagtAATTACATTATTGAAAATTGACATATCAATTTAATCGTTAAATTAACGATTACGCTGATAGAAACTTACACTTAGAAAATTTGTTGTTCTTAGTACAATTGTAATAACCTCGTCTCTTTTCCCTTCTGCAGTACAGTCTGATAAAAAAGTACGGCTACCCGGCGGAGAATCACACCTTGGAGACGGATGATGGATACATCCTCACCTTGCACAGGATCGCTAGACCGGGAGCAACGCCAGTGCTTCTGGTGCACGGACTACTGGATAGCTCAGCCACTTGGGTGATGATGGGACCGAACAAGGGACTTGGTAAGATCATAGGCTATCTCCAAATGTCCCATGCTGATTGCGTTGCTCTGTTCCAAAGGTTACCTGCTCTACGATCAGGGGTACGATGTCTGGATGGCCAATGTTCGTGGCAATACGTACTCGAGAAAGCATGTTAAGTATAGCACCCACCATGCCAAGTTCTGGGACTTTACATTCCACGAGATGGGAAAGCATGATATACCCGCCACAATGGACTACATCCTCAATTCCACGGGCGTAAGCCAATTGCACTACATTGGTCACTCCCAGGGAACCGTTGTGTTCTGGATCATGGCCAGCGAGAAGCCCGAGTATATGGACAAGATCATTCTGATGCAGGGATTGGCACCGGTGGCATTCCTCAAGCACTGCCGCAGTCCGGTGGTCAACTTCCTGGCCGAGTGGCATCTATCGGTGAGCGTAAGTTACCCCATCCTAATTATCCCATCCTTTCAAAGAGCGTTTTTGCAGTGGAATACATCCAAAtttaatgtaaatttaatcATTGTTTATTATAAACACGATCCAGTGCAAAACATCTTTCTCCTTCTCTTCTCATTCAATTTGTTCATGTTaacttatattattttaatattttagttGGTCCTCAAGCTGATTGGCGTTCACGAGTTTTTGCCTAAGAATGAGTTCATCAGCATGTTCAACCGGATCATCTGCGACGAGACCACTATTACGAAAGAGATTTGTTCAAACGTCATCTTCCTGACCACCGGATTCGACAAGCTCCAGCTGAACGAGACTATGCTGCCGGTAATCGTGGGTCATTCTCCGGCCGGAGCCTCCACCAAGCAGATGCAGCATTTTGGACAGCTCAACAGATCTGGCGGTTTCCGGCAGTATGATCACGGATGGCTCAGAAACCACTGGATCTACGGAACCATTGACCCGCCATCCTACCACCTGGAGAATGTTCGGGCCAAGGTGGCACTATATTATGGCCAAAACGATTGGCTGGCTCCGCCGGAGGATGTGGAAATGCTGAACCGCAAGCTGCCCAATGTCGTGGAGAAATATCTGGTGGACGACAAGGAGTTCAACCACTTGGATTTCATTTGGGGCATCGATGCCCGGGAACTTTTGTGGGATCGAATGCTGGAAATAATGCGAAATCATGAGAATTCAATTATCTAAAGGGGAATAGAACTATGGTTATAATTTAGTTATTCAcagtatattattattagttagGTATTTATTGTTTAGTAGAAACTAAGACGatttacaacaattttacaacgataaaagccaataaaaacaacttacaattaatacatttttaatattaattccCATCTTTTCTATTCCTATTTTTTGATATGAAAATTAGTATATATCTTTTAATTCGATTTTGCTAAGCAACAAACTTTTTGCTTAAGTTACATGAATGATATTTATTTCCGAAAGTATTTAAGTTGAGACCCAAGCggtaaatgtaaattttattcATAGGTTAAAGTGTTGCACTTTTATTGCCTACGTACAATCTTTTTTAGTATCCCAAAATTTTACTTGCTTCAGTTTCCACTTGGAACTTGTATACATCGGATTAGTAAAGTTTGTCTCTAATAAAGTCAGATGTCTCTATCATCGTCTTCGAAATTTCTTATATGGACCTTCTTTTTGGGCCTATTCCAGCTGGAAGccaatgcatttttcaatcCTTTTCAACTGGCTATACCTTCATCAGTTTTAGAAGATGCACACTTGAATACGGTAAGTTCAAAAATCATTCGGGTTCCAACGATTAGTAACATTTGGAATAAAGCATAGGAAGTTTATCCAGATCTAAAAATCTAGATTAATATAGTGCATTATATTTCGACTTATAAAACATCTGTAGATATAGACACAATTTGTGTGAGTGTAAGTACATATATAGCTTTCTAGGTTATAGCTCTTACTATAAAGGTCGGATTACTCGCTGATTGGTCATAGTTTTATAATCTCATGTATTCTAAATACTACGTACACTCAATACTACGTACACTCAAAGTATTTAAGGGCAAATCTCTAGCGAATAGTTATATTAAGCCGTGTTTGTTTCTCCTGTTTTTGCAGATACAATTGATTTCCAAATATGGATACCCGGCGGAGAATTACACAGTGCAGAGTGACGATGGCTACTTATTGGGACTCTTCAGGATCGCACGTCCTGGAGCCCTGCCTGTGCTGCTGGTCCACGGACTAATGGACAGTTCCGATACCTGGGTGATGATGGGTCCTTCCAGTTCCTTAGGTACAATCGAATTTCATTCGTTTTTTAAGTGCACTCAGAATGATTTTCTTCCAAAGGATACATGTTGTACGAGCAGGGCTACGACGTCTGGATGGCCAATGTGCGGGGTAATACCTATACGAAACGCCATGTTCGTTACTCCGCCGAAGACTCCGATTTCTGGAACTTTTCGTTCCATGAGATGGGCATTTTCGATCTGCCTGCCATCATTGATTACATACTGATGCAATCTGGATTCGGTCAGTTGCACTACATTGGTCACTCCCAGGGATCAACTATCTTCTGGATTTTGGCCAGCGAAAGACCAGAGTACATGGAAAAGATCGTTATGATGCAGGCATTGGCTCCAGTGGCCTTCCTGTCCCATTGCCGTAGTCCCATTGTGAATTTGTTGGCCTCTCAGGATACTGCAGTTGCCGTAcgtttaagatttgtttacacttttatacattttaactAATATCTGGTTTTAGTCCTTCCTAAGCGCGGCTGGCTACAATGAGTTCCTGCCCAGCAACAGTGTGATTGATCAGTTCAAGCGTTATGCCTGCCGGGATATCATTTCCAGCAGTGTCTGTCAGAGTCTCTTCTTTATTCTTTTCGGTTTCAATGGCCAGCAAGTGAACCAAACGATGTTGCCGATCGTAGTGGGTCACACTCCGGCCGGTGCATCCATCAGGCAGATGCACCACTACGGCCAGCTGAGGAACTCTGGGAAATTCCAGCAGTTTGACTACGGACTGTTGAACTTCCTGCATTATGGCAGCCTGTCCCCACCGCCTTATGAACTGGAGAAAGTCAAGGCCAAGGTGGCAATCTATTATGCCAAAAACGATTGGATAGCTCCGCCGGAAGATGTGGACATGCTTTTCAACAGGTTGCCCAATGTGGTGGAAAAGTATCTCGTTCCGAATGAAAACTTTAACCACTTCGATCTGGTCTGGGGCAGAGATGCAAAGAGAATTCTGTGGAATCGAATGCTTGGAGTTATGCAATCAGTTGTTCCATACTC
The sequence above is a segment of the Drosophila melanogaster chromosome 2L genome. Coding sequences within it:
- the Lip4 gene encoding lipase 4, isoform B produces the protein MSVKLLIVALSLCLLQSGIVEGISLSLGDITLFNVNFKTPTFLGRSVAVDSNVRLENDVDPNIQEDSHLNTYSLIKKYGYPAENHTLETDDGYILTLHRIARPGATPVLLVHGLLDSSATWVMMGPNKGLGYLLYDQGYDVWMANVRGNTYSRKHVKYSTHHAKFWDFTFHEMGKHDIPATMDYILNSTGVSQLHYIGHSQGTVVFWIMASEKPEYMDKIILMQGLAPVAFLKHCRSPVVNFLAEWHLSLVLKLIGVHEFLPKNEFISMFNRIICDETTITKEICSNVIFLTTGFDKLQLNETMLPVIVGHSPAGASTKQMQHFGQLNRSGGFRQYDHGWLRNHWIYGTIDPPSYHLENVRAKVALYYGQNDWLAPPEDVEMLNRKLPNVVEKYLVDDKEFNHLDFIWGIDARELLWDRMLEIMRNHENSII
- the Lip4 gene encoding lipase 4, isoform C, which encodes MCINSKNNTHIHPSGVVDCTLIALSLCLLQSGIVEGISLSLGDITLFNVNFKTPTFLGRSVAVDSNVRLENDVDPNIQEDSHLNTYSLIKKYGYPAENHTLETDDGYILTLHRIARPGATPVLLVHGLLDSSATWVMMGPNKGLGYLLYDQGYDVWMANVRGNTYSRKHVKYSTHHAKFWDFTFHEMGKHDIPATMDYILNSTGVSQLHYIGHSQGTVVFWIMASEKPEYMDKIILMQGLAPVAFLKHCRSPVVNFLAEWHLSVSLVLKLIGVHEFLPKNEFISMFNRIICDETTITKEICSNVIFLTTGFDKLQLNETMLPVIVGHSPAGASTKQMQHFGQLNRSGGFRQYDHGWLRNHWIYGTIDPPSYHLENVRAKVALYYGQNDWLAPPEDVEMLNRKLPNVVEKYLVDDKEFNHLDFIWGIDARELLWDRMLEIMRNHENSII
- the CG18301 gene encoding uncharacterized protein, which translates into the protein MSLSSSSKFLIWTFFLGLFQLEANAFFNPFQLAIPSSVLEDAHLNTIQLISKYGYPAENYTVQSDDGYLLGLFRIARPGALPVLLVHGLMDSSDTWVMMGPSSSLGYMLYEQGYDVWMANVRGNTYTKRHVRYSAEDSDFWNFSFHEMGIFDLPAIIDYILMQSGFGQLHYIGHSQGSTIFWILASERPEYMEKIVMMQALAPVAFLSHCRSPIVNLLASQDTAVASFLSAAGYNEFLPSNSVIDQFKRYACRDIISSSVCQSLFFILFGFNGQQVNQTMLPIVVGHTPAGASIRQMHHYGQLRNSGKFQQFDYGLLNFLHYGSLSPPPYELEKVKAKVAIYYAKNDWIAPPEDVDMLFNRLPNVVEKYLVPNENFNHFDLVWGRDAKRILWNRMLGVMQSVVPYSSYNDGDSITTVFVNRF
- the Lip4 gene encoding lipase 4, isoform A, whose protein sequence is MSVKLLIVALSLCLLQSGIVEGISLSLGDITLFNVNFKTPTFLGRSVAVDSNVRLENDVDPNIQEDSHLNTYSLIKKYGYPAENHTLETDDGYILTLHRIARPGATPVLLVHGLLDSSATWVMMGPNKGLGYLLYDQGYDVWMANVRGNTYSRKHVKYSTHHAKFWDFTFHEMGKHDIPATMDYILNSTGVSQLHYIGHSQGTVVFWIMASEKPEYMDKIILMQGLAPVAFLKHCRSPVVNFLAEWHLSVSLVLKLIGVHEFLPKNEFISMFNRIICDETTITKEICSNVIFLTTGFDKLQLNETMLPVIVGHSPAGASTKQMQHFGQLNRSGGFRQYDHGWLRNHWIYGTIDPPSYHLENVRAKVALYYGQNDWLAPPEDVEMLNRKLPNVVEKYLVDDKEFNHLDFIWGIDARELLWDRMLEIMRNHENSII